In Deinococcus ficus, a single genomic region encodes these proteins:
- a CDS encoding IS3 family transposase (programmed frameshift), with translation MTNRRIHTAEFKRDAVQLARTSGNLAGTARDLGINASLLRKWMNAEQQRGESAFPGQGKQVLTPEQQEIQRLRKENEILRQEREILKKGSGLLCQRNHTMRYQFIRDHREQYRLDVMCRVLEVSVSGYHSWRRRPISKRTQQDALLQQRIRDTHQRSKGRYGAPRVHAELRAEGLRVSRKRVARLMRLGGLRAKGKRRWVQTTHSSHTMPVCPNLLARQFEVQQPNQVWASDLTFLPTREGWLYLAVTLDLHSRAVVGYAMDTQMPATLPLAALQMAARRRLPSPGLMHHSDRGSQYASGLFQAELARMRARGSMSRKGDCWDNAVVESFFSSLKRELMDENIFETREVARQAVFEFIEVFYNRQRRHSTLGYLTPHEFERQATAA, from the exons ATGACGAACCGAAGAATCCATACCGCCGAGTTCAAGCGAGATGCTGTACAACTCGCCCGAACCAGCGGCAACCTCGCGGGCACCGCCCGCGACCTGGGCATCAACGCCTCTTTGCTGCGGAAATGGATGAATGCCGAGCAGCAGAGGGGGGAATCCGCCTTCCCCGGTCAAGGGAAGCAGGTGTTGACCCCGGAGCAACAGGAGATTCAGCGACTCCGCAAAGAGAACGAGATTCTGCGTCAGGAGCGTGAAATCCTGAAAAAAG GCAGCGGCCTTCTTTGCCAAAGAAATCACACGATGAGGTACCAGTTCATCCGAGACCACCGCGAGCAGTACCGCCTGGACGTGATGTGCCGGGTCCTGGAGGTATCGGTGAGCGGGTACCACAGTTGGCGGAGAAGGCCGATTTCCAAGCGCACGCAGCAGGATGCGCTGCTCCAGCAGCGCATCCGAGACACTCACCAACGCAGCAAAGGACGTTACGGGGCACCACGCGTTCACGCAGAACTGCGAGCTGAAGGTCTCCGGGTCTCCCGGAAGCGGGTCGCGCGCCTGATGCGCCTGGGTGGTCTGCGGGCCAAAGGAAAGCGCCGTTGGGTGCAAACCACGCACAGCAGTCACACCATGCCGGTCTGCCCGAATCTGCTGGCACGCCAGTTTGAGGTGCAGCAGCCGAATCAGGTGTGGGCGTCAGACCTGACGTTCCTGCCCACCCGGGAAGGCTGGCTGTACCTGGCCGTCACCCTGGACCTGCATTCGCGGGCGGTGGTGGGCTACGCCATGGACACGCAGATGCCGGCCACCTTGCCGCTGGCTGCCCTTCAGATGGCTGCCCGGCGCCGTCTTCCATCTCCCGGTCTGATGCATCACAGTGACCGGGGCAGTCAATACGCGAGTGGGCTCTTTCAGGCAGAACTGGCCCGCATGCGGGCCAGAGGCAGTATGAGCCGCAAGGGGGATTGCTGGGACAATGCCGTGGTGGAAAGCTTCTTCAGCTCCCTGAAACGGGAGCTGATGGACGAGAACATCTTTGAGACTCGAGAGGTGGCCCGACAGGCGGTGTTCGAATTCATCGAGGTCTTCTACAACCGCCAGCGTCGCCATTCCACCCTGGGCTACTTGACGCCCCACGAGTTCGAACGGCAAGCTACAGCCGCTTAA